A region from the Desulfomonile tiedjei genome encodes:
- a CDS encoding 4'-phosphopantetheinyl transferase superfamily protein yields the protein MSDGPEPARINVRKLTVQGRPVLWTCANTKPSPNASESKKENKSRLLSVLLRDFQGIRYGTKARPAEVPYSIDIVFDRMGKPRLLLNDALAPSISFSHCGGMTWAAMAGHESDVGIDAARAEEFRGDYPFHKVFNGHELELPLKKTKGDRAESAALVWSAKEAYVKAIGCAFHLFSPLEVTATPLIVERDHSLLRLRLSDRSQERIALYGGCQMDVISFRFEKLWASIAAMDRNARC from the coding sequence ATGTCCGATGGGCCTGAACCGGCGAGGATAAATGTCCGTAAGCTGACTGTTCAAGGCAGGCCCGTTTTATGGACCTGCGCGAACACGAAACCCTCCCCGAATGCTTCGGAATCCAAAAAGGAAAACAAGTCTCGGCTTCTGTCGGTCCTATTGAGGGATTTTCAGGGCATAAGGTATGGCACGAAAGCGAGACCGGCCGAAGTTCCATATTCCATTGACATAGTTTTCGACAGGATGGGAAAACCCCGTCTGCTGCTCAACGATGCACTTGCACCAAGCATCTCTTTCAGCCATTGCGGTGGAATGACTTGGGCGGCCATGGCAGGACACGAATCGGACGTGGGGATCGATGCGGCACGAGCGGAAGAATTCCGAGGAGACTACCCGTTTCACAAGGTGTTTAACGGCCATGAACTGGAGTTGCCGCTTAAGAAAACCAAAGGGGATCGCGCCGAATCCGCGGCCCTGGTCTGGTCCGCGAAAGAGGCTTACGTCAAAGCCATTGGCTGTGCTTTTCATCTGTTTTCGCCGCTCGAAGTGACAGCTACCCCGTTGATCGTGGAACGTGATCATTCGCTCCTTCGACTAAGACTCTCCGATAGAAGTCAGGAGAGGATTGCCTTGTACGGCGGATGTCAAATGGATGTGATTAGCTTCAGGTTCGAGAAGCTTTGGGCGTCCATCGCTGCGATGGACAGGAATGCCCGTTGCTGA
- a CDS encoding SDR family NAD(P)-dependent oxidoreductase, with amino-acid sequence MPAEDLRPSIAFVWRPEEISSSVVQAARSTGGRAIFDISSSDTDSAGKALLQADAAADAVDLKISISCLLQDGLEELLEDTDIKKIWVELHPTLLEGDSGPYLERIAVLSRNYTVIPVVGSVDLITRIVNEFPQITGLALKGNEAAGFVSSENSLVLYATVREMIRSTNTGPDLFIWGGAATPEAAATFLAAGAKGIVFESLHWLTDLVAADDQTRDKISKLRPDHTDVAGSNLDIPCRLFNKGNSKAVKELKEFAGSLCGAEITDEQRGSFAKRIQSDSVHALQSQFDRGKLIPLGVEATFAASFVRRFGSKTEEAISRFIRTIDQVLSTAAKAEQAFVASAVAKEMGTKYPFVQGAMSWITDVPEFARKVADAGGLPTVALGMMDKETLDRRLGSLPEILGDAPYAVNVIALAENPHRDVQLAWIKDVKPRFAVIAAGEPSHGAELMARGINVIYIAPNEELLRLAFGAGIRYVICEGNEAGGHVGQHSTLTMAQIVLDLKNREPQLFEGRRIILAGGISNRETIFMASMLGADAVQMGTVYLTSSEIVETGALTELYRQVILGSKPGATVVTGEGTGLRVRSIKTPKMNAICALERDFAAGTEDESSFRMKIEALSAGSLFVAARGMDKPGGTALESDKCLEEGQFMSGACAGSLKACVEMKSLHEELAQGALEEGLPFTGPLLEQNAPRPSGVEVSHVVAGHRIQAPSVVEQRGPVRERIAITGMSVVNALGNSPEEIWAASLAMRSGIVPVPQARWNHEVFYHPRPRMPEKTYCKVGAFQTIEVSRKEIGVPPQDFRTMTDATKISMWLAGKAIDESGILDSDIPRERISVLISQNSGEAAATLQDVIIRGSLTHIISAVKKVLQLTPEMEAAIAEEVTSGRIAIDDTTLLGRLNCSAGGFICNKYGFMGPSFSVSAACATALVALYSAYQMIRNGIIDAAIVGGGEEFLTPMHFLEFSALGALAGLSGVERSAAETSRPFDAARDGMVLGEGGGMIVIERESVARKRGAKIHAYITSMGASNNNLGMVESSRITQEIAIGASFDDASYGPDSVDVVECHATSTRQGDVEEVQALKAFFNSGRRTVLTSFKSQIGHTLGASGINSLIRGITAMNAGIYPATLNFDEPDPDLGLPGSDLTVLPNPEEWQLRNGSPRHLQVNAFGFGGSNYVVQVEQAMDNDGAVLVQLGKPQEALEDSADSPALPDGIHFFRTEISGKPYRVAVVAESGQEALERIQNTEPFSNGGGVAAKRQKAMARQGIHVGSAEVPPPPLAFVFPGQGSHYAGMGFELYQTFPVVRQWMDRAAEVADFDLLHLLFHDREEDLQKTRWQQPALFTIEYAMVQYLASLGVRPAAMAGHSLGELTALCLAGVYSFEDGFRIVNMRAICMDKACTMNVDPGVMMAVDAPMDIVEEMLAKAEKVYITNINSPHQIVIGGDTDAVKAVGAELKQLGHRSTLLRVSMAFHSPIMRCIHDELEEFIAGIEFHAPRIPVISNTTMKPFPDDTAEIKRTVMAHLESPVNWMPNVRTLWNDHGVRLFVEVGPRDILSNLIRDIVEEADCIQTCLPSAESLVYRNAMSQLFARGNLPSKGSLKHVSFPVTQKSADTTPAEIAVRPTTAPVASALPTNLEQIVQREINAFVMESFGKFLKPALMAAIRRDYDPRFGEQGLENLLRAMFPGVDSGPVVSLPPSSQVVPTVQQAVAVPIAALPQTDQVATPESTGAEDITEAVIGIIMDATGYERDEIEPEMDLREDLSIRSSRLPVIIDAVEGHFHIKIDLEEFMDARTIQDISDRILAVLSRQACKKVAPAQPPAGSAQTEPARMIEPAEENQTLKRVVFTEAPLEPGDSQPVELDLMDTVAVLAAEGGTGLRQEVGGIFRRDYGISIAPMAFMDVSSESEEARFDLRTHKGAADAVGLLQELQSLSGIVIILDDAVEKYLDGMETASAVLEGFFSVLKAFLDTPAKKFVLMIHKSQGNAGTAGVLAQGMVGMFLSAALEFASVQFRTVRLDANTDLRDAIRGSLDRSRKPIETIYRDGKAYTTEGRVQPCSFHDAPGLQLSPGDVVVFSGGGSGITPFLARSLAPFGCKMVFLGRTELDPDINFRKLIAESGDSGEIAEKLVSSKKPSMSGKQRLAEISKIARAVDIVRNVEELRSAGAEASYFSCDVADPEKTRAVVDEIVKRYGKIDGIVHGAGVLRDGFIKQMTPVDFSAVVNVKFLGAWNLFSAASKAGLKFFTCLSSAASVQGNPGQANYAAGNRIMSALVSHLRSAHEEVRFKAMMLPPIEGAGMAEDPEIKVLMKRMNAAYVHVDELGELFCRELFVAPPEDVWVLFMRSLPDLSQVRLEMDEPVAPAGKIHAGAVMFRNEDFPMIDSVSRMDLLNGELEATRSFSQTRDLWIADHKPFKFLKHPLVSAIMALETFMEACRILYPHLRVRGVREARFLDIIECPAGTTRPSEVSCRRVSSGVNGVQCEVTLSTREISPSGRIMDRLQSNFKAIVMLASYHAIPAEDLPGFPVKPEELESRPMDHDEALEWYQNRTDMQDRYRVIEDLDGTSAGAIRGRIIYKQGTDFAPPLRSRYQYSPYLLEALMQVVNFYIAMRDPDEPRSMIPYRIGEMMFFRKCAAGEEITLEARMKSSDEKGITWNARALDETGRVLMNAKDIMMRWFSK; translated from the coding sequence ATGCCCGCCGAAGATTTGAGACCATCAATTGCTTTCGTATGGAGACCTGAGGAAATTTCTTCTTCAGTGGTACAGGCCGCGCGTAGTACCGGGGGCCGGGCCATTTTCGATATTTCCTCATCGGATACGGACAGTGCAGGGAAAGCTCTGCTGCAAGCTGATGCCGCGGCCGACGCCGTTGATCTCAAGATCTCTATTTCCTGTCTCCTGCAGGACGGTCTGGAAGAACTCTTGGAGGACACGGACATCAAGAAGATTTGGGTGGAATTGCACCCTACGCTGCTTGAAGGAGACTCGGGCCCCTATCTGGAAAGGATAGCGGTACTCTCCCGGAATTACACAGTAATTCCCGTAGTTGGCTCCGTGGATCTGATCACCCGCATTGTAAACGAGTTTCCCCAAATAACCGGCCTCGCGCTGAAAGGCAACGAGGCGGCCGGCTTTGTAAGCAGCGAGAACTCACTTGTCCTGTATGCCACTGTTCGGGAAATGATCCGAAGCACGAATACAGGTCCCGATCTGTTCATTTGGGGTGGGGCAGCCACTCCCGAAGCCGCTGCGACATTTTTAGCCGCGGGGGCAAAGGGAATTGTCTTTGAAAGCCTCCACTGGCTGACTGATCTGGTTGCCGCGGATGACCAGACGCGGGACAAGATATCCAAGCTCCGGCCGGATCACACGGATGTGGCCGGATCGAACCTCGACATTCCCTGCCGTCTTTTCAACAAGGGAAATTCCAAGGCTGTGAAAGAACTGAAGGAATTTGCCGGGAGTCTGTGCGGCGCTGAGATCACGGACGAACAACGTGGTTCCTTTGCCAAAAGGATTCAAAGCGATTCGGTGCATGCTCTCCAAAGTCAATTTGACCGAGGAAAGCTCATTCCTCTCGGTGTTGAGGCCACCTTCGCCGCGTCCTTCGTGAGACGCTTCGGGTCAAAGACCGAGGAAGCCATCTCACGCTTCATCAGAACAATCGATCAGGTCCTCTCAACCGCGGCCAAAGCGGAACAGGCCTTTGTCGCAAGCGCCGTGGCCAAAGAAATGGGCACAAAGTACCCGTTTGTCCAAGGGGCCATGTCCTGGATTACCGATGTGCCGGAATTTGCAAGGAAAGTAGCTGACGCAGGAGGTCTGCCCACGGTTGCGCTGGGCATGATGGACAAAGAAACCCTGGATCGGCGGCTGGGGTCGCTCCCGGAAATTTTGGGCGACGCGCCCTACGCGGTGAATGTCATCGCGCTGGCCGAAAACCCACACCGAGACGTTCAACTGGCCTGGATCAAAGATGTGAAGCCGCGCTTCGCAGTGATTGCCGCGGGTGAACCGTCTCACGGGGCGGAGTTGATGGCCCGGGGAATCAACGTGATCTACATTGCTCCTAACGAGGAGCTTCTACGGCTGGCCTTTGGAGCAGGCATTCGCTACGTGATCTGCGAAGGGAACGAAGCCGGCGGACATGTGGGGCAGCATAGCACGCTGACAATGGCGCAAATCGTGCTGGACCTGAAAAACCGAGAGCCGCAACTCTTTGAAGGACGGCGAATAATTTTAGCCGGAGGAATCTCGAACCGAGAAACCATTTTTATGGCATCCATGCTGGGCGCGGACGCGGTTCAGATGGGCACGGTCTATCTAACAAGCAGTGAGATAGTCGAAACCGGCGCGCTCACCGAACTGTATCGACAAGTTATCCTTGGGTCCAAGCCCGGGGCCACGGTGGTGACAGGCGAAGGGACAGGCCTTCGCGTCAGGTCCATCAAGACCCCTAAGATGAACGCCATCTGTGCTCTTGAGCGAGACTTCGCCGCGGGCACGGAAGACGAGTCCTCTTTTCGCATGAAGATTGAGGCGCTCAGCGCCGGGAGTCTTTTCGTGGCTGCCCGAGGTATGGACAAACCCGGCGGTACAGCCCTGGAATCTGACAAATGCCTTGAAGAAGGCCAGTTTATGAGCGGGGCGTGTGCAGGCTCACTGAAGGCCTGCGTGGAAATGAAGAGCCTGCATGAGGAGTTGGCACAGGGAGCATTGGAAGAAGGATTGCCGTTCACAGGGCCTTTACTGGAACAAAATGCCCCTCGTCCCTCAGGAGTGGAAGTCAGTCACGTTGTCGCGGGTCATCGAATACAGGCCCCTTCCGTAGTGGAGCAACGTGGACCGGTCCGGGAACGGATAGCGATTACCGGCATGAGTGTCGTCAACGCTTTGGGTAACAGCCCGGAGGAGATTTGGGCGGCCAGCCTGGCCATGAGGAGCGGCATAGTCCCTGTGCCTCAAGCCAGATGGAACCACGAGGTTTTCTATCATCCCCGGCCTCGAATGCCGGAAAAGACCTATTGCAAGGTCGGGGCCTTTCAAACTATCGAGGTGTCCCGTAAAGAAATAGGTGTCCCTCCCCAGGACTTCCGGACCATGACTGACGCCACCAAGATCAGCATGTGGCTGGCCGGCAAAGCCATCGACGAATCCGGGATCCTCGATTCGGATATCCCGCGGGAACGCATAAGCGTGCTGATTTCTCAGAACTCGGGAGAAGCTGCCGCCACATTGCAGGACGTAATAATCCGCGGCTCCCTGACCCACATAATTTCAGCCGTAAAGAAAGTGCTCCAGCTCACGCCCGAGATGGAAGCGGCAATAGCCGAAGAGGTGACATCGGGCAGAATAGCCATAGACGACACAACGCTGCTGGGCAGGCTCAATTGTTCCGCGGGCGGCTTCATTTGTAACAAATACGGATTCATGGGCCCCAGCTTCTCGGTGTCCGCGGCCTGTGCGACGGCTCTGGTGGCATTGTACAGCGCATACCAGATGATACGAAACGGGATTATAGATGCAGCAATAGTGGGCGGCGGCGAAGAGTTCCTTACGCCGATGCATTTCCTCGAATTCTCCGCTCTGGGGGCTCTCGCAGGACTGTCCGGCGTAGAGCGCTCTGCGGCTGAGACCAGTCGTCCGTTTGATGCGGCAAGAGACGGCATGGTTCTGGGTGAAGGCGGCGGAATGATAGTTATCGAGAGGGAGTCCGTTGCACGAAAAAGAGGGGCCAAGATCCATGCGTACATAACCTCGATGGGTGCCAGCAACAACAACCTGGGCATGGTCGAATCATCCAGGATAACTCAAGAAATAGCGATAGGCGCTTCTTTCGACGATGCGTCTTACGGACCGGACTCCGTGGATGTTGTGGAATGTCACGCGACCAGCACGCGACAGGGCGACGTGGAGGAAGTCCAGGCCCTAAAGGCCTTCTTCAATTCCGGCCGCCGAACCGTTCTGACCTCCTTCAAGTCGCAGATCGGGCACACTTTAGGCGCTTCCGGGATCAACAGTCTCATCAGAGGAATTACGGCTATGAATGCCGGGATTTATCCGGCAACTTTGAATTTCGATGAACCCGACCCGGACTTAGGCCTCCCGGGATCGGACCTCACCGTTTTGCCGAACCCTGAGGAGTGGCAGTTGCGGAACGGCAGCCCGAGACACCTTCAGGTCAACGCCTTCGGCTTTGGTGGGTCCAATTACGTTGTGCAGGTGGAGCAGGCCATGGACAATGATGGCGCAGTCTTAGTGCAGTTGGGGAAACCGCAGGAGGCGCTGGAAGACTCTGCTGATTCGCCGGCTCTTCCGGACGGGATACATTTCTTCAGAACCGAAATAAGCGGTAAGCCTTATCGCGTGGCAGTGGTAGCGGAATCAGGCCAGGAAGCGCTCGAACGCATACAAAACACGGAGCCGTTTAGCAATGGAGGCGGCGTGGCTGCGAAGCGCCAAAAGGCCATGGCAAGGCAGGGGATCCATGTGGGATCAGCCGAGGTGCCCCCGCCGCCGCTCGCTTTTGTGTTTCCAGGCCAGGGGTCACATTACGCCGGAATGGGTTTCGAGCTGTATCAGACTTTTCCGGTTGTTCGTCAATGGATGGACCGAGCGGCCGAGGTGGCGGATTTCGACCTTCTGCACCTACTCTTTCACGATCGGGAGGAAGATCTCCAAAAGACCCGCTGGCAGCAGCCCGCTCTCTTTACCATAGAATATGCAATGGTTCAGTATCTGGCCTCTCTGGGCGTCCGGCCGGCGGCTATGGCAGGCCACAGCCTCGGTGAATTGACCGCTCTGTGCCTGGCAGGCGTGTATTCCTTCGAGGATGGCTTCCGAATAGTCAACATGAGAGCTATCTGCATGGACAAAGCCTGCACAATGAACGTGGACCCCGGCGTGATGATGGCCGTGGACGCGCCGATGGACATTGTGGAGGAAATGCTGGCGAAAGCTGAAAAGGTCTACATAACCAACATAAATTCGCCCCATCAGATTGTAATCGGGGGAGACACCGATGCCGTGAAGGCCGTGGGAGCCGAATTGAAGCAACTCGGCCACAGGTCTACTTTGCTGCGGGTGAGCATGGCGTTTCATTCCCCGATAATGAGGTGTATCCACGATGAACTGGAAGAGTTCATCGCGGGAATAGAATTCCACGCACCCCGCATTCCGGTGATATCAAATACAACCATGAAGCCGTTTCCGGACGACACAGCCGAAATCAAGCGCACCGTCATGGCGCACCTGGAGTCGCCGGTCAACTGGATGCCGAATGTCCGCACGCTTTGGAACGACCACGGGGTCAGGCTTTTTGTGGAAGTAGGCCCGAGAGACATCTTGAGCAATTTAATTCGGGACATCGTGGAAGAGGCGGACTGCATACAGACGTGTCTGCCCTCCGCGGAAAGTCTGGTGTACAGGAATGCGATGTCTCAGTTATTTGCCAGGGGAAATCTGCCCTCAAAGGGATCGTTGAAGCATGTATCTTTTCCCGTTACACAGAAGTCTGCCGACACTACACCGGCGGAAATAGCCGTCAGGCCGACGACTGCCCCTGTAGCGTCGGCTCTTCCGACGAATCTGGAACAGATCGTTCAAAGAGAAATAAATGCCTTTGTGATGGAAAGCTTCGGTAAATTCCTCAAGCCGGCTCTCATGGCCGCAATTCGGAGAGACTACGATCCTCGGTTCGGGGAACAAGGTCTCGAAAACCTGCTGCGTGCAATGTTCCCCGGTGTTGACTCGGGTCCCGTTGTCTCTTTACCGCCTTCCTCACAGGTTGTCCCGACCGTTCAACAGGCTGTGGCGGTCCCAATTGCCGCGCTTCCCCAGACCGACCAGGTCGCGACACCGGAATCAACCGGCGCGGAGGACATCACCGAGGCGGTGATAGGCATCATCATGGATGCAACCGGGTACGAAAGAGATGAGATAGAGCCCGAAATGGATCTGAGAGAAGACCTTTCCATCCGCTCCAGCAGGCTTCCGGTCATCATAGACGCTGTAGAGGGGCACTTCCACATCAAAATAGACCTTGAGGAATTTATGGATGCCCGGACGATACAGGACATCTCTGACCGTATTCTAGCGGTTCTTTCGAGGCAAGCGTGCAAGAAAGTCGCACCTGCCCAACCGCCGGCCGGCAGTGCCCAGACAGAGCCTGCCCGGATGATTGAACCCGCTGAGGAGAACCAAACCCTGAAAAGGGTTGTTTTCACCGAGGCGCCTCTGGAGCCGGGAGACTCCCAGCCGGTTGAACTCGATCTGATGGATACCGTCGCGGTCCTGGCGGCAGAGGGTGGCACGGGACTGAGACAAGAGGTCGGCGGCATTTTCCGGCGAGACTATGGGATTAGCATTGCGCCCATGGCCTTCATGGATGTTTCATCGGAGTCCGAGGAAGCCAGGTTTGACCTTCGAACCCACAAAGGCGCCGCGGATGCCGTGGGTCTCCTTCAGGAACTGCAATCTCTCTCCGGAATTGTGATCATATTGGACGACGCTGTGGAGAAATACCTGGACGGCATGGAGACGGCCTCAGCCGTTCTCGAAGGGTTCTTCTCTGTCCTTAAAGCGTTCCTGGATACTCCGGCGAAGAAATTCGTGCTGATGATTCATAAGAGCCAAGGGAACGCGGGCACAGCCGGAGTGCTCGCTCAAGGCATGGTAGGCATGTTCCTGAGCGCGGCTCTCGAGTTCGCTTCCGTGCAATTCCGAACGGTCCGCCTGGACGCAAACACCGACCTGCGAGATGCAATCCGTGGTTCCTTGGATCGGAGCCGAAAGCCCATTGAGACCATATACCGAGACGGAAAAGCTTATACAACGGAAGGCCGCGTTCAGCCCTGTTCGTTCCACGATGCTCCGGGACTTCAGCTATCTCCCGGTGATGTGGTGGTTTTTTCCGGTGGCGGCTCCGGTATAACTCCGTTTCTGGCCAGGAGCCTGGCACCGTTCGGGTGCAAGATGGTTTTTCTCGGGAGAACGGAACTTGACCCTGATATCAACTTCCGCAAGTTGATTGCGGAAAGTGGCGATTCGGGGGAGATCGCGGAAAAGCTGGTTTCATCCAAGAAGCCGAGCATGTCGGGCAAACAGCGGCTAGCCGAGATCTCAAAGATTGCCAGAGCAGTGGACATAGTGCGTAACGTGGAAGAACTGCGCTCTGCCGGTGCGGAGGCGTCTTATTTCAGTTGCGACGTTGCAGACCCGGAAAAGACCCGCGCTGTTGTCGACGAAATAGTGAAGCGATACGGAAAGATTGACGGCATTGTGCACGGCGCCGGTGTCTTGCGGGATGGTTTTATCAAGCAGATGACTCCGGTGGATTTTTCCGCTGTGGTAAATGTCAAGTTTCTGGGTGCGTGGAACCTTTTCAGCGCCGCCAGCAAGGCCGGCTTAAAGTTTTTTACGTGCCTGTCGTCAGCGGCCTCCGTTCAAGGGAATCCCGGCCAGGCGAATTACGCCGCGGGGAACCGCATCATGTCCGCGTTAGTATCTCACCTACGTTCCGCCCATGAGGAAGTCCGATTCAAAGCCATGATGCTCCCGCCCATCGAAGGAGCGGGAATGGCTGAAGATCCGGAAATCAAGGTCCTGATGAAGAGGATGAACGCTGCCTACGTACATGTGGACGAGCTTGGCGAGCTGTTTTGCAGGGAACTCTTCGTCGCGCCACCCGAGGACGTCTGGGTCCTGTTCATGAGATCACTGCCGGATTTGAGCCAAGTGCGTCTTGAAATGGATGAACCGGTGGCTCCTGCCGGAAAGATCCATGCAGGGGCAGTGATGTTCAGGAACGAAGATTTCCCCATGATTGATTCCGTCTCACGCATGGATTTGCTGAACGGTGAGTTGGAGGCGACCCGCAGTTTTTCTCAGACCAGGGACCTGTGGATCGCGGACCACAAACCTTTTAAGTTCCTGAAACATCCGCTGGTGTCTGCAATCATGGCCCTGGAAACTTTCATGGAGGCTTGCAGAATCCTCTATCCGCACCTCCGTGTCCGGGGTGTTCGTGAAGCCCGGTTCCTCGACATCATAGAGTGCCCTGCAGGAACCACCAGACCCTCCGAGGTCTCCTGCCGCCGGGTAAGCAGCGGCGTGAACGGAGTTCAGTGCGAAGTGACACTCTCAACGAGAGAGATCTCGCCGTCAGGGCGGATCATGGATCGCCTCCAGTCCAATTTCAAGGCCATCGTAATGCTTGCGAGCTATCACGCAATTCCTGCAGAAGACCTTCCGGGTTTTCCGGTCAAGCCGGAAGAGCTGGAAAGCCGTCCCATGGATCACGATGAAGCTCTTGAGTGGTACCAGAATCGTACTGACATGCAGGATCGGTATCGCGTGATCGAAGACCTGGACGGCACGTCCGCCGGGGCCATTCGAGGACGAATCATCTACAAGCAAGGCACGGACTTTGCCCCGCCTCTCAGGTCCCGTTACCAGTACTCGCCTTACCTGCTGGAAGCGCTGATGCAGGTCGTGAATTTCTACATTGCCATGCGGGACCCCGACGAACCCCGCTCCATGATTCCCTATCGGATCGGGGAGATGATGTTCTTCAGAAAGTGCGCCGCAGGTGAGGAAATTACCTTGGAAGCGCGTATGAAGAGCAGTGATGAAAAGGGGATTACCTGGAATGCTCGGGCGTTGGACGAAACCGGAAGAGTGCTGATGAATGCCAAGGACATAATGATGCGGTGGTTCTCCAAGTGA
- a CDS encoding SDR family oxidoreductase, with the protein MDGSMKVLLTGGTGFLGEYILAELLDRGHSVWALYRSEPRKLDTIRFLSSLGLPRSAESLRWFKGEILEADEQWDNWRREYEGLEEVDTLLHNAASTRLHMDENGEPLKTNLGSAKVLRRLVERNPLKVHIVSTAYVAGLVQGEVLMEVNHPKGDFVNVYEESKWEAEQLWAGEATFLRPSIIVGHSETGRCTSFTGWYILFQAVHLLDRLMSDAAEGNRSDLRLNVPADPKATTNIIPVDYVAKAAVRIIENPENHKKIFHLTHPDPPTHQYTLDYVCRRFNVGGLHFVGAGASFTQPRNRIERMVWRQMQTILFHFSNNPVFDRTNTDRALPELKVPPITEEFVDKLIDYAIERDWGNVGA; encoded by the coding sequence ATGGACGGATCTATGAAGGTGCTTCTTACCGGAGGCACAGGTTTCCTCGGAGAGTATATTCTGGCCGAACTCTTAGACCGAGGACATTCCGTCTGGGCTCTCTATCGCAGTGAACCCCGCAAGTTGGATACGATTCGTTTCCTGAGCAGCCTCGGTCTCCCGAGAAGTGCTGAAAGCCTACGCTGGTTCAAAGGTGAAATCCTTGAAGCCGACGAGCAATGGGATAACTGGCGCCGGGAATACGAGGGCCTCGAAGAAGTAGACACTTTGCTCCATAATGCCGCTTCCACCAGACTCCATATGGATGAGAACGGAGAGCCCCTTAAAACCAATCTGGGTAGCGCCAAGGTCCTGAGAAGGCTTGTCGAGCGCAATCCTCTGAAGGTTCATATAGTGAGCACAGCCTATGTGGCCGGCCTGGTGCAAGGGGAGGTGCTTATGGAGGTGAACCACCCCAAAGGCGATTTCGTCAACGTGTATGAGGAGAGTAAATGGGAAGCGGAACAGCTCTGGGCCGGGGAGGCCACTTTCCTGAGACCGTCAATCATAGTGGGCCATTCCGAAACAGGAAGGTGTACATCATTTACCGGCTGGTACATTCTCTTTCAGGCCGTGCACCTGCTTGACCGCCTCATGTCCGACGCGGCGGAGGGTAATCGCTCGGATTTGCGGCTCAATGTGCCGGCGGACCCTAAAGCCACGACGAATATCATCCCGGTGGATTATGTAGCTAAAGCCGCGGTTCGCATCATAGAGAATCCCGAGAATCACAAAAAGATCTTCCATCTGACCCACCCTGATCCGCCGACTCACCAATACACCCTGGATTACGTGTGCCGCAGATTCAATGTCGGTGGCTTGCACTTTGTAGGGGCAGGCGCTTCCTTCACGCAACCGCGCAATAGGATCGAGCGCATGGTATGGCGGCAGATGCAAACCATTCTGTTCCACTTCTCCAACAATCCTGTGTTCGATCGCACAAATACGGACCGGGCCCTGCCCGAGCTTAAGGTGCCGCCAATAACAGAGGAATTTGTGGATAAGCTCATCGACTACGCGATCGAGAGAGATTGGGGTAATGTGGGGGCATAG